The genomic segment GCGTCTCAGGCGAGAAACAGTGCAATCAGCGCGATTGCCGCCGGCAACGCCTGCACCATCAGGATCCGCGTGCTGACGGTCGCCGCGCCATAGGCGCCGGCCACCATCACGCAGAGCAGGAAGAACGCCTTGATCTGGAACGCGAAGGCCGGGTTGCCGTGGACGAGGCCCCAGATCAGGCCGGCAGCGAGAAAGCCGTTATAGAGGCCCTGATTGGCGGCCAGCACCTTGGTGATCTCGGCCTTCTCGGGCGAATTCCGAAACACCTTCAGGCCCAGCGGCTTGTCCCAGAGAAACATCTCTAGCGCCAGGAAGAAGACGTGCAGCGCGGCGACCAGCGCCACCAGAACATTGGCGATCAGGATCAAGGTGAGCTCCCCCAAAAGCATCAGCTTTCGGGTGGACGTTAGCACGGCCACCATGGCAAGTGCGATCGATGTGTTTCGACCGCCTGGTGCTGCATGCCCATCCGATCAACCAACCTCCCTGAACGCTTCGGCCTCGATCGCCTGGCGACGCCGATCGGGACCGCGCTGCTGGTCACCGATGCCGAGGGCAAGCTGCGGGCGCTCGATTGGCATGATTACGAGCATCGGATGCGCGAGCTGTTGCGTCTGCATTACGGGACGGTCGATCTCGGCGATCGGCCGGCGCCGGCAGAGATGCGCACCGCGCTCTCGCGTTATTTCGAAGGCGAGCTCGGCCAGCTCTCCGGCATCGCCTGGCGCACCGCCGGCACGCCGTTTCAGCAGAAGGTCTGGACCGCGCTGGCGCAAATTCCCGCCGGCACCACGCTGAGCTACGGCGCGCTCGCCGCAACCATCGGCATGCCCAACGCGATTCGCGCCGTCGGCCACGCCAACGGCTCCAACCCGATCAGCGTGGTGCTGCCTTGTCACCGCCTGATCGGTGCGGACGGCTCGCTGGTGAAGTACGGCGGCGGCCTCGCGCGCAAGCGCTGGCTGCTGCGGCACGAGGGTGTGGAGGTTTGAAGACGCAACGCGCCAACCCCTCCACTCGTCATTCCGGGGCGCGCGAAGCGCGAACCCGGAATCCATTCACCGGCACTGTCGGTGTTGCTTGATGGATTCCGGGTTCGCCGCTGCGCGGCGCCCCGGAATGACGAGTGGAGAGAATCCCCCGATCGCTCGTCACGCCGCGGGCTGCACCGCCTTGTCGCCGGCCATCACATGGGTCAGCGCGCTCTTGATCGCGGCCTGGCGCGTCGGCGCGTTGATCTGCGCGCCCAGGAGGTCGGTGACGTAGAACACGTCGCGCGCGCGCTCGCCGAAGGTCGCGACATGGGCTGACGCAATGTTGAGGTTGAGCTTGGAGATCGCTGTGGTCAGCTCGTAGAGCAGGCCGGGCCGGTCGAGCCCGGAGACCTCGATCACGGTGTAGCGATCTGACCATTGGTTGTTGATGGTCACCTCCGGCTCGATCACGAACGGCTTTGCCTTGCTGCGCACGGTGCGCCGCGCCACCACTTCGGGCAGGCGCAGCTTGCCCTCCAGCACGTCCTCGATCATCTCGCCGATGCGCGTGGCGCGCCGTCCCTCGTCCTCGTCGCGATCGTATTCGCGCGAGATCGAGATGGTGTCGAGCGCACGGCCGTCGGTCGTGGTGTAGATCTGGGCGTCGACGATGTTGGCGCCGGCCGAAGCGCAGGCGCCCGCGATGATCGACAGCAGCCAGGGATGGTCGGCGGCGAAGATCGTCAACTCGGTGACGCCGCGCACCTCGTCGAAACCGACATTGATCGCGAGCTTGTGGCCGGCCTGCTCGCTGGAGCGGACGAAACGGGCGTGCCGGATCTTGCGCGGCAGCTCGACCTTGAGCCAATAGGCCGGATAGTGCCGGCCGATATAGGCATCGAGCTCGTCCTTCGGCCATTCGGCGAAGGCCATGCGGAACTCGGTGTGCGCAACGGCGAGGCGCTTGCCGCGGTCGACTTCCGAGAAGCCGCCGGTCAGCACCGGCTCGGTCTCGTAGTACAGCGAGCGCAGGAGCTGCGCCTTCCAGCCGTTCCACACGCCCGGGCCAACGCCGCGGATGTCGGCGGTGGTCAGGATGGTCAGGAGCTTCATCTGCTCCACCGACTGCACCACGGCAGCGAAATTCTCGATGGTCTTGCGATCGGAGAGGTCGCGCGACTGCGCGACCGTGGACATCGTCAGGTGCTCCTCGATCAGCCAGGCCACGAGCTCGGTGTCGGCCGGGCTGAAGCCGAGCCGCGGGCAGAGCCGCCGCGCCACCTTGGCGCCGGCGATGGAGTGGTCCTCGGGCCGGCCCTTGGCGACGTCGTGCAGCAGCGTTGCGATGTAGATCACCGCGCGGTGCTCGGGCCGGATCTTGCGGAACAAGTCGCTCGCCAGCGCGAACTCCTCGATGCCGCCGCGCTCGATGTCCTGCAGGAAGCCGATGCAGCGGATCAGGTGCTCGTCGACGGT from the Bradyrhizobium sp. WBAH42 genome contains:
- a CDS encoding DUF1304 domain-containing protein, producing the protein MLLGELTLILIANVLVALVAALHVFFLALEMFLWDKPLGLKVFRNSPEKAEITKVLAANQGLYNGFLAAGLIWGLVHGNPAFAFQIKAFFLLCVMVAGAYGAATVSTRILMVQALPAAIALIALFLA
- a CDS encoding methylated-DNA--[protein]-cysteine S-methyltransferase, translating into MPIRSTNLPERFGLDRLATPIGTALLVTDAEGKLRALDWHDYEHRMRELLRLHYGTVDLGDRPAPAEMRTALSRYFEGELGQLSGIAWRTAGTPFQQKVWTALAQIPAGTTLSYGALAATIGMPNAIRAVGHANGSNPISVVLPCHRLIGADGSLVKYGGGLARKRWLLRHEGVEV